A stretch of DNA from Cryptomeria japonica chromosome 4, Sugi_1.0, whole genome shotgun sequence:
GACATGTCACTAAGGAACAAGAAGCAGAGGTGTTCCGTGACTCTTCAAAGGCTATACTCAGAAGGTTACaaaaagaaacaaaggaaaaagaaaaatataagtcCAGGGTAGAACAAGCagaaaagtatacataacatttaCTAAGTCCACTACACCAAGCAGATGAATCCTATGTACCCCCAGCTATTCTTGTTAGGCAGTCAGTCACCAAGTTTGATGAAATAAGGGCCACATCTAGAGTAACTAAAGATTGGCTGGATGATCTATATGAGAAAGGAAATCATATGTTGCAAGAATTACGTTTTGAATACCAAGCTACAGAACTATATGTGAAGAGAATGTGGAAGATAGATACTTGCTGCAAGGAGTTTGATCTAATATTCTAATATCCAATAAGGTTCTGATTCACATGCATTTCTTTGATCAAAACAGACCCACAGATTTTAATAGTTGCAGGGATAGTGGAGAGAGGCAAAATTTAAACAGTTAACAAATGGTACAACACCTTGTGCTTTCGGAAAGACACCATCAGCACAATTAAAGGAGACATGCACAGACTGGAGGTGATGGTAAGTTGAGTAAGGAATGGTTGTTTGACATTCCTAAACACCATGATAGGAGATAAAAAGGACAAAATGGACCTTGATGCATATGAGTCAGTGTGAGATAAAATCTTCATACTCAAGCATCAATCTTCACTTTCTAAGGAAAATCTTGAAAAAGCTAGTAAGTTGTCTGCATTGATGGATCAATATGAGGAGGCTAAGACAGATTGGGATGCCCAAATGGAAGAATTAGGTGAAGAAACAACATCAATTTGAGTTTGGGTCAAGACCATTCCAATGCCACCACAGGAAGAGTTAGACATGGTCACTTCAAAATCTGCAGAATTTGTTAAAGCTGAAAAGGCTACTGGGAGGGATAAATGGAAAGATTTATCCATTTGAAATTAAAGTAATTATTTTgtaaaagaaatattaatttttggctaaatttaatataatattataaagccAAAAGTTAGTTATTTTTCTAACAAACTTGTTTGTCTTTTTGTGTTGAGAGACATTTAAATTTCGTCTTTTAGTGGGAGTAGTTAAAAAGTAGTTAGAGACTATTTAATAAAGGCTGTTATAGTTTCTAGAAGGCAAATCTGGTCCATTGAAAGGATTTAATCCTAGCCCTTGATTTAGAATGAGAAAACTATAAAAGGGCAAGCTCTCTTTCATTGCTCATAAGAAGTTTTGAATTTTTCCAACATTGTTGCAAGAACTCTAGTGGAATAAATGCAAAAGTCATTGATGTGGTGATTTATGTGTTATTTTCTGTGAGTCCATGGTTCATACTTCTCTAAATTAGTTATTTCCTTTCAATGCAAGTTATCATGGAATGATTTCTGAAATTAATATTTGAAGAGCCCTTGTTCATAACTTCATACCATTGGGAATTAGCTGATTGTTAATTTCTGTGCATAGGTCTGAACATTTTCTGAGTTTTAGTTCAATTGCTGATTATATGTTGGATTCTATTATATTATGGGTTCAATATGTGTTAGTAATCTGAAAATCTATTActtccattgaagattgcaccgattTATGCTTAGTTGGGTTATTTTGACAAAGCTGAATCTGGTTTAAGGGTTTTGTCTATTAGTTTCAGAATTGTTtcattaggattagattagctctCTAAACCCTAAATCTTTTTGATATTTCTTTAAAATTAGCCATAAAAACATTTGAAAGCATCAATCATATTGAATATCTGATGTCTAAAGAGTTCCAGATCTAGGAAGCTATTTATAGTTTTGTCTGCAAAAAATTAATTCCGGGAAAAACAGctgcgtaagtccctttgtgattaccGGAAAATCACATCATCCACTGAGTTATCCTAAGTGTTGTCAAGTCTTGACATTTAGAACCTTGAGGTTATTTTGTTTGGATAGTCTAAGGCATACacgatttccttattcaagagaggataggatatacTTGGTATATTTTATTCCGTGTTGTTAGAAAGTGCAAACTTCCTTATCAACACATAGGCCTTCTGGATTTTGTGGATTTTTTAGACTTAGAGGAagatagaaatttatatttttatgattttcatggccAAGCTAACCTGAAATACACTAATGCTAGTTCCTATGATGAGATGACATGTTTGTAAATAGCACTTGACGATGAGAATGTGCTAAGGTGATTCTCCAAAGAGCTGCAGGAGGGTTATCCTTTCCACCAAGCTGCGGGCTAGTGGTAAATTGGCTCAAGTTCAAAGGGCATGCCCTGAGGCTTTTGGAGATACATTGCTATTGTAAAACAAATATAGCCATTCACATGTTCTATTATGTAAGTCCAAAAACTGTGTTGTTCAAATGGAGTTCAATTGGAAAGGATGAGTACCAATTGGAGTGTATAAATTTATGCAAATATTAACATGCAATTGGAATTATTCAAATATTTCAATATTTTTCCTGAATACCAAAAATGGTTTCCTATAGGACTAGAATTTGTTTCAGGAATTTCGATATATTGCCTTGCCCTGAAAACAGCCAAAAACTCCTAGAGAGGTGTCAGTAAACTTAATGTTTCTGGAAGAGTATAGCCATTCTGTAGGATTCTACAAGTTTCTGATGTTGGAATTCAGCTTTTCAAACTTTTATAGGAAATTAACAATGTTCTTTGAAAAAGTTTTTTATTACAGTTTCCAAGAACTTTGAGAGTTTTTCTGATTCTGATGTTATTTCTTGCTGCTCCTTTGATTGCTGCCATTTCCATAATAAGTCCATCCCAAATTTTCCATAAGTTCCAATCCATCCATTCTGCCTCCAGTACTCATATTACTGAAGTTCCCAAGTATCTGTTTCCTGTTTTTGGTGCAATAAAACAACTATTTTTATACTTGTAGACAATTTCCTACTTTAAAGTTTTCCCTGAAGTACTGCATTTTAGTGCCTGAAGACAAATATAAGTATCAAACTCAACATTATGATACTTGTTCAGGTTGTAAGTGTTTTTGCACTCCTTAAAGCTTTCCTTAAGTACCACAACTTGATGTCCTAAGAATAAGATAAAAAACcacactttgtttgttttgttttatgaGGTAGGGCAACCAACACTAGTAAATGTCATGATAAATCATTTCTTTAAAATCATGCTTTCTTGATATACACATAAATAAGTTCATAAAAGGGAGATTCCATTTTGTTTAATAATATCATGTCCATCTATTCTGTCTAATTCACTTCCTTGTGTGTTCTCAAATTTGACAAACTTTATCTTAAATACTGCAAAGGTAGTACTTGCCTGTAGTTTTGAATTTGTAATAAGCTACTAGTGATTCAACTAGTCTtattctttaacttagttttgaaTCAGTATGGTTGAATGCCTTGTGCAAGGTCATGCTTTGGATTTTTCTAAGGTGATATTGAGCAGTGAACACAAAGACATAAGCTCTATGTTTATTGTATTGTAATTTATTATACAGCTTTTCTGGTTCTGTATGTGCAATTTTATACAATATTGAATGATTGACAAGCTGCTAAAAAGTAGACGTTATGACTTAGGATATTCAGTTGAGTCCAAGGATGAGTCTTTCATAAGACAGTGCACAAGATCTGTTATTACACTTAACTTCATATTTTATATGCTTGTGAAGAAACGGAACTAGCAAAGAAAAAGTGTATACCATGTCAATCAAAGGACATTAAACCCATATCTGAAGAAGAAGCAAAGGAATTACTACAGCAGGTGAATCTTGGAGATTAATTCTTAGTTCAGTACAAATGGCACTGTTTGATAGTTTATCTGTTAGTGTTCTAAACATTGGTTTTTTGCTGCAATTTTTTTGCTCATAATGCTTATAAAGTGACAACAATTGATTCAGATACCAGACTGGGGTatactaaatgaagatggaaaatcaAAGTTGCGTAGATCATGGAAAGTGAAAAGCTTTAAGAAAGGATTGGAATTTTTTGAGTGTGTTGCTGATCTTGCTGAGTCTGAAGGTAATTTAGAAGTAATTTCATTTTTTAGTTTCTCTGATATGGGCTCAGATATTCTTAAGCTTTTGAGTTCTAGATTTTGATGTGGCTACCTGTACTGTTTTTGAATTAAGTCAGCTTTTATTAAAAAATAGCATGTAATAataaatcatccacttctcatgcattcaAAAATGAGGCAGATGATAAGAGAAAGACGGTACAAGAGCATCAGATTTTCTGATTATGAGAAGCCATTCTAAT
This window harbors:
- the LOC131063575 gene encoding pterin-4-alpha-carbinolamine dehydratase 2, mitochondrial isoform X2, with amino-acid sequence MYCFNLFETELAKKKCIPCQSKDIKPISEEEAKELLQQIPDWGILNEDGKSKLRRSWKVKSFKKGLEFFECVADLAESEGHHPDLHLVGWNNVTIDIWTHSIGYLSENDFILAAKINTLDLEPFLRKKPVTK
- the LOC131063575 gene encoding pterin-4-alpha-carbinolamine dehydratase 2, mitochondrial isoform X4, producing the protein MSVPASSSETELAKKKCIPCQSKDIKPISEEEAKELLQQIPDWGILNEDGKSKLRRSWKVKSFKKGLEFFECVADLAESEGHHPDLHLVGWNNVTIDIWTHSIDLSICPLC
- the LOC131063575 gene encoding pterin-4-alpha-carbinolamine dehydratase 2, mitochondrial isoform X1, translated to MSVPASSSETELAKKKCIPCQSKDIKPISEEEAKELLQQIPDWGILNEDGKSKLRRSWKVKSFKKGLEFFECVADLAESEGHHPDLHLVGWNNVTIDIWTHSIGYLSENDFILAAKINTLDLEPFLRKKPVTK
- the LOC131063575 gene encoding pterin-4-alpha-carbinolamine dehydratase 2, mitochondrial isoform X3; this translates as MSVPASSSETELAKKKCIPCQSKDIKPISEEEAKELLQQIPDWGILNEDGKSKLRRSWKVKSFKKGLEFFECVADLAESEGHHPDLHLVGWNNVTIDIWTHSIAKINTLDLEPFLRKKPVTK